From the genome of Bradyrhizobium elkanii USDA 76, one region includes:
- a CDS encoding aldehyde dehydrogenase family protein: protein MSVAYDYERDARRATTIRDELLLIDGARVRSLSGNTFTSLNPATEQVIATVAEGNEADVDRAVAAARRAFEGPWRTMRAAERGHILLRWAELLKQHADEIAALESLDAGKPISAVLRQDFPAAIDTLTYYAGWADKISGDVVSARDDALTYTVREPVGVVAAIVPWNFPLMIGMWKLAPALACGCTVVMKPAELTSLSALRIGELALEAGLPKGVLNIVTGPGRVVGDALVNHPDVDKVTFTGSPGVGRGIMKGAAGNFKRVSLELGGKSANVIFDDANLEAAAKAAAAGIFFNAGQVCSAGSRVLVQENAYDEVVERLVARAEALRVGDPADRATALGPVISEKQMRSILDYVEIGKHEGALLATGGARVGDRGYFISPAVFANVAHEMRISQEEIFGPVVSVIKFKDEADALRIANGTAYSLAAGVWSADMGRVQRFAKKARAGTVWINTYGYTDVRLPWGGERDSGLGREHGTAALDNFTEPKAVWMNLNV, encoded by the coding sequence ATGTCTGTTGCATATGACTATGAGCGTGACGCCCGCCGCGCGACGACCATCAGGGACGAATTGCTGCTGATCGACGGCGCTCGCGTCCGTTCGCTGTCCGGAAACACCTTCACGTCGCTCAATCCCGCCACCGAGCAGGTGATCGCGACCGTCGCCGAAGGCAACGAGGCGGATGTCGACCGTGCCGTGGCGGCTGCCCGCCGCGCCTTCGAGGGACCGTGGCGCACCATGCGCGCGGCCGAGCGTGGCCACATTCTGCTCCGATGGGCCGAGCTGCTGAAACAGCACGCCGATGAAATCGCAGCGCTGGAGAGCCTCGATGCCGGCAAGCCGATATCGGCGGTGCTGCGCCAGGATTTTCCGGCGGCCATCGACACGCTGACCTATTACGCCGGCTGGGCCGACAAGATCAGCGGCGATGTGGTCTCGGCGCGCGACGACGCGCTGACCTATACGGTGCGCGAGCCGGTCGGCGTGGTCGCCGCCATCGTGCCGTGGAATTTCCCGCTGATGATCGGCATGTGGAAGCTCGCGCCGGCTCTCGCCTGTGGCTGCACGGTGGTGATGAAGCCGGCCGAGCTGACCTCGCTGTCGGCGCTCAGGATCGGCGAGCTCGCGCTCGAGGCCGGGTTGCCGAAGGGCGTGCTCAACATCGTGACCGGCCCCGGCCGTGTCGTCGGCGATGCGCTGGTCAATCATCCCGATGTCGACAAGGTGACGTTCACCGGCTCGCCCGGCGTCGGCCGCGGCATCATGAAGGGCGCCGCCGGCAACTTCAAACGGGTCTCGCTCGAGCTCGGCGGCAAGTCCGCCAATGTGATCTTCGACGATGCCAATCTCGAAGCCGCCGCCAAAGCCGCGGCTGCCGGCATCTTCTTCAACGCCGGGCAGGTCTGCTCGGCCGGCTCGCGCGTGCTGGTGCAGGAGAACGCCTATGACGAGGTGGTCGAGCGTCTGGTCGCCCGCGCCGAGGCGTTGCGGGTCGGCGATCCCGCAGATCGCGCCACCGCGCTCGGGCCGGTCATCTCCGAGAAGCAGATGCGCTCGATCCTCGATTACGTCGAGATCGGCAAACATGAGGGCGCGCTGCTGGCCACCGGCGGCGCGCGGGTCGGTGACCGCGGCTATTTCATCAGTCCCGCGGTGTTCGCCAACGTCGCGCACGAGATGCGCATATCGCAGGAGGAGATTTTTGGTCCCGTCGTCAGCGTGATCAAGTTCAAGGACGAGGCCGATGCGCTGCGCATCGCCAACGGCACCGCCTACAGCCTCGCCGCCGGCGTCTGGAGCGCCGATATGGGCCGCGTGCAGCGCTTCGCCAAAAAGGCCCGCGCCGGCACGGTGTGGATCAACACCTATGGCTACACCGATGTGCGGTTGCCGTGGGGCGGCGAGCGCGATTCCGGCCTCGGCCGCGAGCACGGCACCGCCGCGCTCGATAACTTTACCGAGCCGAAGGCGGTGTGGATGAACCTCAACGTTTGA
- a CDS encoding substrate-binding domain-containing protein: protein MLQIEIETVWRFRKEDSPQTAVVMLGILNEIRKTGKITSAANDAQLSYRHVWNLIEQWTGFFGVPLVETQRGKGSKLTPFGEKLVWAGERMQARLGLQLENLAQELVTEIKPFLEQRPSVIRVHASHGFAVSKLREFLDRAGGVGVDLRYVSNQNSLVSLAQGACDLSGVHLPRGELRAQGIKACREWLDPREDRVINFVTREMGLMVKRGNPLKITSLKDLVERKARFVNRDHDSGTRLLFDQLLALHKIPEGRINGAQHMEFTHAAVAAYVASGMADASFGVEAAARQFGLDFIRLLTEDYFFVCRRAFLETEPMQRVLDIMKSSEFHKAVGALPGYVASNTGAVSAVKEFLEKLHSDR from the coding sequence ATGCTGCAGATCGAGATCGAGACCGTCTGGCGATTCCGGAAGGAGGACAGCCCGCAGACCGCGGTCGTGATGCTCGGCATCCTCAACGAGATCAGGAAGACCGGGAAGATCACCAGCGCCGCCAACGACGCGCAGCTGTCCTACCGCCATGTCTGGAACCTGATCGAGCAATGGACCGGCTTCTTCGGCGTGCCGCTGGTGGAGACGCAGCGCGGCAAGGGCTCGAAGCTGACGCCCTTCGGCGAGAAGCTGGTGTGGGCCGGCGAGCGCATGCAGGCGCGGCTCGGGCTGCAGCTCGAGAACCTCGCGCAGGAACTGGTCACCGAGATCAAGCCGTTTCTCGAGCAGCGGCCGTCGGTGATCCGGGTCCATGCCAGCCACGGCTTTGCGGTGTCCAAGCTGCGCGAGTTCCTCGACCGCGCAGGCGGCGTGGGCGTCGATCTGCGCTATGTCAGCAACCAGAACTCGCTGGTCTCGCTGGCGCAGGGCGCCTGCGATCTCTCCGGCGTGCACCTGCCGCGCGGCGAACTACGCGCGCAAGGCATCAAGGCCTGCCGCGAATGGCTCGATCCGCGCGAGGACCGCGTCATCAATTTCGTGACGCGCGAGATGGGCCTGATGGTCAAGCGCGGCAACCCGCTGAAGATCACGTCGCTGAAGGACCTGGTCGAGCGCAAGGCCCGCTTCGTCAACCGCGACCATGATTCCGGCACGCGGCTGCTGTTCGATCAATTGCTGGCGCTGCACAAGATCCCGGAAGGGCGGATCAACGGCGCCCAGCACATGGAATTCACCCATGCGGCGGTCGCCGCCTATGTCGCGAGCGGCATGGCGGATGCGAGCTTCGGCGTCGAGGCCGCGGCGCGCCAGTTCGGGCTCGATTTCATCCGCCTGCTCACGGAAGATTATTTCTTCGTCTGCAGGCGCGCCTTCCTCGAGACCGAGCCGATGCAGCGCGTGCTCGACATCATGAAGAGCAGCGAGTTCCACAAGGCGGTGGGCGCCCTTCCCGGCTATGTCGCCTCCAACACCGGCGCCGTCAGCGCCGTGAAGGAGTTTCTCGAGAAGCTGCATTCGGACCGCTGA
- a CDS encoding SMP-30/gluconolactonase/LRE family protein — protein sequence MMFLETPPKLIPTEIFSAVPAEFRRKVTSEWADANRPGAVTDCFIEGPSFDASGNLYIVDIPFGRIFRIAPDKSWTQVAEYDGWPNGLKIDPMGRILIADYRHGLMELDAKSGEVTPLLRSRNSESFRGCNDLHIASNGDIYFTDQGQTGLHDPTGRVYRLRVSGALDCLIDTGISPNGLVLDPHEAVLFVAMTRDNAVWRAPFMKDGSVSKVGRFCSLFGPSGPDGMTMDAAGRLFVAHASLGHVFVFAPNGECIARIKSCAGPSCTNVAIGGANRDRLYITESVTGSVLVADIGGLG from the coding sequence ATGATGTTCCTGGAAACGCCGCCGAAACTGATCCCGACCGAAATCTTCTCCGCGGTTCCCGCCGAATTCCGCCGCAAGGTGACGAGCGAATGGGCCGACGCCAACCGGCCGGGTGCGGTGACGGACTGCTTCATCGAGGGACCGTCTTTCGACGCGTCAGGCAATCTCTACATCGTCGACATTCCGTTCGGCCGCATCTTCAGGATCGCGCCGGACAAGTCATGGACGCAGGTCGCCGAATATGACGGCTGGCCGAACGGGCTGAAGATCGATCCGATGGGCCGCATCCTGATCGCCGACTATCGGCACGGGCTGATGGAGCTCGATGCCAAATCGGGCGAGGTCACGCCGCTGCTGCGCTCGCGCAATTCGGAATCGTTCCGCGGCTGCAACGACCTGCACATCGCCTCGAACGGCGACATCTATTTCACCGATCAGGGCCAGACCGGACTGCACGATCCGACCGGCCGCGTCTATCGGCTGCGGGTGAGCGGCGCGCTCGACTGCCTGATCGACACCGGCATCAGCCCGAACGGCCTGGTGCTCGATCCGCACGAAGCGGTGCTGTTCGTCGCCATGACGCGCGACAATGCGGTCTGGCGCGCGCCATTCATGAAGGACGGCAGCGTCTCCAAGGTCGGCCGCTTCTGCTCGCTGTTCGGCCCGAGCGGGCCCGACGGCATGACGATGGACGCCGCCGGTCGGCTGTTCGTCGCGCACGCCTCGCTCGGCCACGTCTTCGTGTTCGCGCCGAACGGCGAGTGCATCGCGCGGATCAAGTCCTGCGCCGGGCCGAGCTGCACCAACGTCGCGATCGGCGGCGCCAACCGCGACCGTCTTTACATCACGGAATCGGTGACGGGCTCGGTGCTGGTCGCCGACATCGGCGGCCTCGGCTAG
- a CDS encoding globin family protein — protein MNPAQIKLVQESFGKVAPISEQAAVIFYDRLFEVAPAVKAMFPADMKEQRRKLMTTLAVVVNGLSNLDTILPAASALAKRHVNYGARPEHYPVVGGALLWTLEKGLGPAWTPDVAAAWTAAYGTLSGYMISEAYGGPRAAE, from the coding sequence ATGAATCCGGCCCAAATCAAGCTGGTTCAGGAAAGCTTTGGCAAGGTCGCGCCGATCTCGGAGCAAGCTGCGGTCATCTTCTACGACCGTCTGTTCGAAGTCGCGCCAGCCGTAAAGGCAATGTTTCCCGCCGACATGAAGGAGCAGCGCAGGAAGTTGATGACGACGCTCGCCGTCGTCGTCAACGGGCTGAGCAACCTCGACACGATCCTGCCGGCCGCGAGTGCACTCGCCAAGCGTCATGTCAACTATGGCGCGAGGCCCGAGCATTATCCGGTGGTCGGCGGCGCATTGCTCTGGACCTTGGAGAAGGGCCTTGGCCCCGCCTGGACGCCTGACGTCGCCGCCGCATGGACCGCGGCCTACGGCACGCTGTCGGGCTATATGATTTCCGAAGCCTACGGCGGTCCACGGGCGGCGGAGTAG
- a CDS encoding ABC transporter ATP-binding protein encodes MQAYLKLDHIDKIFTRGSATTEVLKDINLTIEKGEYVSIIGHSGCGKSTLLNIVAGLTGATNGGVLLENREVNSPGPDRAVVFQNHSLLPWLTVYENVKLGVDKVFARIKSKAERDAWVMHNLSLVQMAHAKDKRPSEISGGMKQRVGIARALAMEPKVLLLDEPFGALDALTRAHLQDSVMALHQKLGNTILMITHDVDEAVLLSDRIVMMTNGPSARIGEVLEVPLARPRKRLELATSQGYLKCRQRVLEFLYERHSFVEAA; translated from the coding sequence ATGCAGGCCTATCTGAAGCTCGACCACATCGACAAGATTTTTACCCGCGGCAGTGCCACCACTGAGGTGCTGAAGGACATCAACCTGACGATCGAGAAGGGCGAATACGTCTCGATCATCGGTCACTCCGGTTGCGGCAAGTCGACCCTGCTCAATATCGTCGCCGGCCTTACCGGCGCCACCAATGGCGGCGTGCTGCTGGAGAACCGCGAGGTCAATTCGCCGGGACCAGATCGGGCCGTGGTGTTCCAGAACCACAGCCTGCTGCCTTGGCTCACCGTCTACGAGAACGTCAAGCTCGGCGTCGACAAGGTGTTTGCAAGGATCAAGAGCAAGGCCGAGCGCGACGCCTGGGTGATGCACAATCTCAGTCTCGTGCAGATGGCGCATGCCAAGGACAAGCGGCCGAGCGAGATCTCGGGCGGCATGAAGCAGCGCGTCGGCATCGCGCGTGCGCTCGCGATGGAGCCGAAGGTGCTGCTGCTCGACGAGCCGTTCGGCGCACTCGACGCGCTGACCCGCGCGCATCTGCAGGATTCGGTGATGGCGCTGCACCAGAAGCTCGGCAACACCATCCTGATGATCACCCACGACGTCGACGAGGCGGTGCTGCTGTCGGACCGCATCGTCATGATGACCAACGGTCCGAGTGCGCGGATCGGCGAGGTGCTCGAGGTGCCGTTGGCGCGCCCGCGCAAGCGGCTCGAGCTCGCGACCAGCCAAGGCTACCTGAAGTGCCGGCAGCGCGTGCTCGAATTCCTCTATGAGCGCCACAGCTTCGTCGAGGCGGCGTGA
- the ntrB gene encoding nitrate ABC transporter permease, whose protein sequence is MSMPAMKTEVSAVAIPPATAAAPVVTMTPKRAPRAEAYARMAKETAARVVPPLIVVALLLVVWELICRRAGSSLPPPSKVFKDTKELILDPFFDNGGIDKGLFWHLSASLQRVAYGYSLAAIAGIALGTLVGQSVWAMRGLDPLFQVLRTIPPLAWLPLSLAAFRDGQPSAIFVIFITSVWPIIINTAVGIRNIPQDYRNVAAVVQLNPLEFFTKIMIPAAAPYMFTGLRIGIGLSWLAIVAAEMLIGGVGIGFFIWDAWNSSHISEIILALFYVGIIGFVLDRLIAGLGKIVTRGTAAN, encoded by the coding sequence ATGTCGATGCCTGCCATGAAGACTGAAGTGTCGGCGGTGGCGATCCCGCCGGCCACTGCCGCGGCGCCGGTCGTGACCATGACGCCGAAGCGCGCGCCGCGCGCCGAGGCCTACGCCAGGATGGCCAAGGAGACCGCGGCGCGCGTGGTGCCGCCGCTGATCGTGGTTGCGCTGCTGCTGGTGGTGTGGGAGCTGATCTGCCGGCGCGCCGGCTCCAGCCTGCCGCCGCCGTCGAAAGTGTTCAAGGACACCAAGGAGCTGATCCTCGATCCGTTCTTCGACAATGGCGGCATCGACAAGGGCCTGTTCTGGCATCTCTCCGCCAGCCTGCAGCGCGTCGCCTACGGCTATTCGCTCGCGGCGATCGCGGGCATCGCGCTCGGCACGCTGGTCGGACAATCGGTCTGGGCGATGCGCGGGCTCGATCCGCTGTTCCAGGTGCTGCGCACGATCCCGCCGCTCGCCTGGCTGCCGCTGTCGCTCGCCGCGTTCCGCGACGGCCAGCCCTCGGCGATTTTCGTCATCTTCATCACCTCGGTGTGGCCGATCATCATCAACACCGCGGTCGGCATCCGCAACATCCCGCAGGACTACCGCAACGTCGCGGCGGTCGTGCAGCTCAATCCGCTGGAGTTCTTCACCAAGATCATGATCCCGGCGGCCGCGCCCTACATGTTCACCGGCCTGCGCATCGGCATCGGCCTGTCCTGGCTCGCGATCGTCGCCGCGGAAATGCTGATCGGCGGCGTCGGCATCGGCTTCTTCATCTGGGACGCGTGGAATTCCTCGCATATCAGCGAGATCATCCTGGCGCTGTTCTATGTCGGCATCATCGGCTTCGTGCTCGACCGCCTGATCGCGGGGCTGGGCAAGATCGTGACCCGCGGCACGGCGGCGAACTGA
- a CDS encoding CmpA/NrtA family ABC transporter substrate-binding protein — protein sequence MTKPTNKPSGHAINRRQFLKATSGAAALLAAAKLNFPAGAFAQGAGPEVKGAKLGFIALTDASPLFVAKEKGIFAKYGMPDVEVQKQASWGTTRDNLVLGSEGNGIDGAHILTPMPYLISAGKVTQNNQPTPMYIMARLNLNGQCISVAKEYADLKVGIDTAPFKAALEKKKASGKAVKAAMTFPGGTHDLWIRYWLAAGGIDPDKDIETIVVPPPQMVANMKVGTMDCFCVCEPWNLQLIHQDIGYTAITTGELWDKHPEKSFGLRAAWVDKNPKAAKALLMAVMEAQQWCEKAENREEAAAICAKRQWINCPVEDITDRMKGKFDYGTGRVVENSPQQMRFWSDNASYPYQSHDLWFLTEDIRWGKYEAGFDTKALIAKVNREDLWKEAAKELGVSDIPASTSRGKETFFDGKVFDPADPAAYLKSLSIKRVDV from the coding sequence ATGACCAAGCCCACCAACAAGCCCTCAGGCCACGCGATCAACCGTCGCCAGTTCCTGAAGGCAACCAGCGGCGCCGCCGCGCTGCTCGCCGCGGCCAAGCTCAACTTTCCCGCTGGTGCGTTCGCGCAGGGCGCCGGTCCCGAGGTGAAGGGCGCCAAGCTCGGCTTCATTGCGCTGACCGATGCCTCACCGCTGTTCGTCGCCAAGGAGAAGGGCATCTTCGCCAAATACGGCATGCCCGACGTCGAGGTGCAGAAGCAGGCCTCGTGGGGCACCACGCGCGACAATCTCGTGCTCGGCTCCGAGGGCAACGGCATCGACGGCGCGCATATCCTGACCCCGATGCCGTATCTGATCTCGGCCGGCAAGGTGACGCAGAACAATCAGCCGACGCCGATGTACATCATGGCGCGGCTCAACCTGAACGGCCAGTGCATCTCGGTCGCCAAGGAATATGCCGATCTCAAGGTCGGCATCGACACCGCGCCGTTCAAGGCGGCGCTGGAGAAGAAGAAAGCTTCCGGCAAGGCTGTGAAGGCCGCGATGACCTTCCCCGGCGGCACGCACGATCTCTGGATCCGCTACTGGCTCGCCGCCGGCGGCATCGATCCCGACAAGGATATCGAGACCATCGTGGTGCCGCCGCCGCAGATGGTGGCCAACATGAAGGTCGGCACGATGGACTGCTTCTGCGTCTGCGAACCGTGGAATCTGCAGCTGATCCATCAGGACATCGGCTATACCGCGATCACGACCGGCGAGCTCTGGGACAAGCATCCGGAGAAATCGTTCGGTCTGCGCGCCGCCTGGGTCGACAAGAATCCGAAGGCCGCGAAGGCGCTGCTGATGGCGGTGATGGAAGCCCAGCAGTGGTGCGAGAAGGCGGAGAACCGCGAGGAGGCCGCGGCGATCTGCGCCAAGCGGCAGTGGATCAACTGCCCGGTCGAGGACATCACCGACCGCATGAAGGGCAAGTTCGACTACGGCACCGGCCGCGTGGTCGAGAATTCGCCGCAGCAGATGCGGTTCTGGAGCGACAACGCCTCTTATCCCTATCAAAGCCACGACCTCTGGTTCCTCACCGAGGACATCCGCTGGGGCAAGTACGAGGCAGGCTTCGACACCAAGGCGCTGATCGCCAAGGTGAACCGTGAGGATCTCTGGAAGGAGGCCGCCAAGGAGCTTGGCGTGTCCGACATTCCAGCCTCGACCTCGCGCGGCAAGGAAACCTTCTTCGACGGCAAGGTGTTCGATCCCGCCGATCCCGCCGCCTATCTGAAGTCGTTGTCCATCAAGCGTGTTGACGTCTGA